A stretch of the Clavibacter sp. B3I6 genome encodes the following:
- a CDS encoding ABC transporter ATP-binding protein, giving the protein MTAIDDASDADGSAAEVADDREPAGGDVAASTASETEKAPQPQPDSADEPEPEPEPEPEPEPESEPQAEPEAEPEPTAAAPARAVTVRTDSLTSPRSTRPGLPGVGETALTPSVRGERAAAPELGDDVLVIEGLTKRFDEKVAVDDVALTVRAGSFYGIVGPNGAGKTTTMSMVTGLLRPDAGTVTVNGIDVWRDPLTAKRSIGVLPDRLRLFDRLTGAQLLHYSGALRGLDDAQIRSRSADLIQAFGLEDAVGRLVTDYSAGMTKKVALACAMIHSPRMLVLDEPFESVDPVSAANVVEILQDYVAHGGTVVLSSHGMDFIQRICDHVAIIVNGRVLASGTMDDVRAGRSLEERFVALAGGRRTAEGFSWLHSFSD; this is encoded by the coding sequence GTGACCGCGATCGACGACGCCTCTGACGCAGACGGCTCCGCGGCGGAGGTCGCGGATGACCGGGAGCCGGCGGGCGGCGACGTCGCCGCGTCGACTGCGTCGGAGACCGAGAAGGCGCCCCAGCCGCAGCCCGATTCGGCGGACGAGCCCGAGCCCGAGCCCGAGCCCGAGCCCGAGCCCGAGCCGGAGTCGGAACCTCAGGCCGAGCCGGAAGCCGAGCCCGAACCGACCGCCGCAGCTCCTGCGCGCGCCGTGACCGTGCGCACCGACAGCCTCACCTCGCCGCGCTCGACCCGCCCCGGCCTGCCCGGAGTGGGGGAGACCGCCCTCACGCCGTCGGTGCGCGGGGAGCGCGCCGCCGCCCCCGAGCTCGGGGACGACGTCCTCGTGATCGAGGGGCTCACCAAGCGGTTCGATGAGAAGGTCGCGGTCGACGACGTCGCGCTCACGGTGCGCGCGGGATCCTTCTACGGGATCGTCGGCCCGAACGGCGCCGGCAAGACCACCACCATGTCCATGGTCACCGGGCTCCTCCGGCCCGACGCCGGCACCGTCACCGTGAACGGCATCGACGTCTGGCGCGACCCGCTCACCGCCAAGCGCAGCATCGGCGTCCTCCCCGACCGCCTCCGCCTGTTCGACCGCCTCACGGGCGCGCAGCTCCTGCACTACTCGGGTGCGCTCCGGGGTCTCGACGACGCGCAGATCCGCAGCCGGTCGGCCGACCTGATCCAGGCCTTCGGGCTCGAGGACGCCGTCGGGCGCCTCGTCACCGACTACTCCGCGGGCATGACCAAGAAGGTCGCGCTGGCCTGCGCCATGATCCACTCGCCGCGCATGCTCGTGCTCGACGAGCCGTTCGAGTCGGTCGACCCGGTGTCGGCGGCGAACGTCGTCGAGATCCTCCAGGACTACGTCGCGCACGGGGGCACCGTCGTGCTGTCGAGCCACGGCATGGACTTCATCCAGCGCATCTGCGACCACGTCGCGATCATCGTCAACGGCCGCGTGCTCGCCTCGGGCACCATGGACGACGTCCGTGCGGGCCGCTCGCTGGAGGAGCGCTTCGTCGCCCTGGCCGGCGGCCGACGCACGGCGGAGGGGTTCTCGTGGTTGCACTCGTTCTCCGACTGA
- a CDS encoding glycosyltransferase family 2 protein, with protein MTDGLPRVGVVVLSQGRRPEGLAASLASVLRQEGVVVDVVVAGNGWDPEGLPAGVRGLHLPENLGIPAGRNAGVPHVAGETLFFLDDDETVPSATFLDDCLSLMRRIGDVALIQPRIVDPTGAATPRRWIPRIRKGDPARSSAVLSVLEGAVVVRRHAFEAAGGWAGEFFYAHEGIELAWRVWDQGLRAWYAGDLVAHHPAVAPTRHAEYHRLNARNRVWLARRNLPLPLVPVYVASWTAVQLIRSARNRDGLGTWIRGWREGWSTSPGVRRPMSWSTVVRMARAGRPPVI; from the coding sequence GTGACGGACGGCCTGCCCCGCGTCGGCGTGGTCGTCCTCAGCCAGGGGCGACGACCCGAGGGGCTGGCGGCGTCGCTCGCCTCCGTGCTCCGGCAGGAGGGGGTGGTCGTCGACGTGGTCGTGGCCGGCAACGGCTGGGATCCCGAGGGGCTCCCCGCGGGCGTCCGCGGCCTGCACCTGCCGGAGAACCTCGGCATCCCGGCGGGACGCAACGCCGGCGTCCCGCACGTGGCGGGGGAGACGCTGTTCTTCCTCGACGACGACGAGACCGTGCCGAGCGCGACCTTCCTCGACGACTGCCTCTCCCTCATGCGCCGCATCGGCGACGTGGCGCTCATCCAGCCGCGCATCGTCGACCCGACGGGAGCGGCCACGCCCCGCCGCTGGATCCCGCGCATCCGCAAGGGCGATCCCGCCCGGTCGAGCGCGGTCCTCTCCGTGCTCGAGGGCGCGGTCGTCGTGCGTCGCCACGCCTTCGAGGCGGCCGGCGGCTGGGCGGGCGAGTTCTTCTACGCGCACGAGGGCATCGAGCTGGCGTGGCGCGTGTGGGACCAGGGCCTCCGCGCCTGGTACGCCGGCGACCTCGTCGCCCACCACCCCGCCGTCGCGCCCACCCGCCACGCGGAGTACCACCGCCTCAACGCGCGGAACCGCGTCTGGTTGGCCCGACGCAACCTCCCGCTGCCGCTCGTGCCCGTGTACGTCGCGTCGTGGACGGCCGTGCAGCTGATCCGCAGCGCACGGAACCGCGACGGGCTGGGCACCTGGATCCGGGGCTGGCGCGAGGGCTGGTCGACGTCGCCCGGCGTGCGCCGACCCATGTCCTGGAGCACCGTCGTCCGCATGGCGCGCGCGGGCAGACCGCCCGTCATCTGA
- a CDS encoding cryptochrome/photolyase family protein: MERTRWILADQLGDHFDDGGPMLLIESRGLLARRPYHRAKAHLILSGIRHRARALGDRVEFHQVDHYREVVEGRRDLEVIDPTSRGLRRLVAEIGAEVLPSRGFVTSEQEFAEWMAGRTSNRLVMEDFYRWSRARTGILMDGDSPVGGRWNYDHDNRERPPRGAASLGLPEPWWPEEDEIDAEVRADLDEWERKGLMRFVGEDGPRRFAVTPEEGRRSLDDFVASRLNDFGPFEDASLRGDWTMAHSLLSATMNMGVLDPADVIERITAEHAAGRAPIQSVEGIVRQIMGWRDYVWHLYWAFEDDYTSQNRLEARRGVPTALQALDPSGIEAACLAHVVDKVRTHGWAHHIERLMILGNLALQRGYDPRAMNDWFIDSFVDGTPWVMPANVVGMALHADGGRMATKPYAAGGAYIDRMSDHCGGCPFDPKVRVGPTACPYTAGYWRFLERHQERLRGNARMNQPLAGLSRLKDLPELVAQEDARTSL, encoded by the coding sequence ATGGAGCGCACGCGATGGATCCTCGCCGACCAGCTGGGCGACCACTTCGACGACGGCGGGCCCATGCTGCTCATCGAGTCGCGCGGCCTGCTCGCGCGTCGGCCGTACCACCGCGCGAAGGCGCACCTCATCCTGTCCGGCATCCGGCACCGGGCCCGCGCCCTGGGCGACCGCGTGGAGTTCCACCAGGTGGACCACTACCGCGAGGTCGTGGAGGGTCGGCGCGACCTCGAGGTCATCGACCCCACCTCGCGGGGGCTCCGTCGGCTCGTGGCCGAGATCGGGGCGGAGGTGCTGCCGAGCCGCGGCTTCGTCACGAGCGAGCAGGAGTTCGCCGAGTGGATGGCGGGCCGCACCTCCAACCGCCTGGTGATGGAGGACTTCTACCGGTGGTCCCGCGCGCGCACCGGCATCCTCATGGACGGCGACAGCCCGGTCGGCGGCCGCTGGAACTACGACCACGACAACCGCGAGCGGCCGCCCCGCGGCGCCGCGAGCCTCGGGCTCCCGGAGCCCTGGTGGCCGGAGGAGGACGAGATCGACGCCGAGGTGCGCGCCGACCTCGACGAGTGGGAGCGGAAGGGCCTCATGCGCTTCGTCGGCGAGGACGGGCCGCGCCGCTTCGCGGTCACGCCCGAGGAGGGCCGCCGATCGCTCGACGACTTCGTGGCCAGCCGCCTCAACGACTTCGGGCCCTTCGAGGACGCCTCCCTGCGCGGCGACTGGACCATGGCGCACTCGCTGCTGAGCGCCACCATGAACATGGGCGTGCTGGATCCCGCCGACGTCATCGAGCGCATCACGGCGGAGCACGCCGCCGGGCGCGCTCCCATCCAGAGCGTCGAGGGCATCGTGCGGCAGATCATGGGCTGGCGCGACTACGTCTGGCACCTCTACTGGGCGTTCGAGGACGACTACACCTCCCAGAACCGGCTCGAGGCGCGTCGCGGCGTCCCCACCGCGCTGCAGGCGCTCGACCCGTCGGGCATCGAGGCGGCCTGCCTCGCCCACGTCGTCGACAAGGTCCGCACACACGGCTGGGCGCACCACATCGAGCGGCTGATGATCCTCGGCAACCTCGCGCTCCAGCGCGGCTACGACCCGCGCGCCATGAACGACTGGTTCATCGACTCCTTCGTCGACGGCACGCCCTGGGTCATGCCGGCGAACGTGGTGGGGATGGCGCTGCACGCCGACGGCGGCCGGATGGCGACCAAGCCCTACGCGGCGGGAGGCGCCTACATCGACCGCATGAGCGATCACTGCGGCGGCTGCCCCTTCGACCCGAAGGTCCGGGTCGGGCCCACCGCGTGCCCGTACACGGCCGGCTACTGGCGGTTCCTCGAGCGGCACCAGGAGCGGCTGCGCGGCAACGCGCGGATGAACCAGCCGCTGGCGGGCCTCTCGCGACTCAAGGACCTGCCGGAGCTCGTCGCGCAGGAGGACGCGCGGACGTCGCTGTGA
- a CDS encoding ABC transporter ATP-binding protein has protein sequence MAAPHEHPSGRPVITVEDAGIRFRRNRKARRSFKDLFAGSARRSRPGEFWALRHVSFEVRAGEAIGVVGRNGQGKSTLLKLVAEVLIADEGTIGVHAGVAPLIEITGGFVNDLTVRDNIYLTAGLHGMSKAEIDAQFDEIIAFAEIPEFVDTPYKHLSSGMKVRIAFAVISRLDEPVLLVDEVLAVGDKAFREKCYHRIEEMLAEGRTLFLVSHNERDLRRFCTRGLYLDKGALVLDGPIDRVVDAYNADHHPPAAAGPTAG, from the coding sequence ATGGCCGCACCGCACGAGCACCCGTCCGGACGCCCGGTCATCACGGTCGAGGACGCGGGCATCCGCTTCCGCCGCAACCGCAAGGCCCGTCGGAGCTTCAAGGACCTCTTCGCGGGATCTGCGCGACGCTCGCGCCCGGGCGAGTTCTGGGCCCTGCGCCACGTCTCGTTCGAGGTCCGTGCGGGCGAGGCGATCGGCGTCGTGGGCCGCAACGGCCAGGGCAAGTCGACCCTCCTCAAGCTCGTCGCCGAGGTCCTCATCGCCGACGAGGGGACAATCGGCGTGCACGCGGGGGTCGCGCCGCTCATCGAGATCACGGGCGGGTTCGTCAACGACCTGACGGTGCGCGACAACATCTACCTCACGGCCGGGCTGCACGGGATGTCGAAGGCGGAGATCGACGCGCAGTTCGACGAGATCATCGCGTTCGCGGAGATCCCCGAGTTCGTGGACACGCCCTACAAGCACCTCTCGAGCGGCATGAAGGTGCGCATCGCCTTCGCCGTCATCTCGCGCCTCGACGAGCCGGTGCTCCTCGTGGACGAGGTCCTGGCCGTCGGCGACAAGGCGTTCCGCGAGAAGTGCTACCACCGCATCGAGGAGATGCTGGCGGAGGGACGCACGCTCTTCCTCGTCTCGCACAACGAGCGGGACCTCCGCCGCTTCTGCACGCGCGGCCTCTACCTCGACAAGGGCGCGCTCGTGCTGGACGGGCCCATCGACCGGGTCGTCGACGCCTACAACGCCGACCACCATCCGCCTGCCGCGGCGGGCCCGACGGCGGGCTGA
- a CDS encoding DUF3039 domain-containing protein: MVILSIEQDPGRPTQGGGTDTLDRELEELLEQETIEPGDHERFSHYVKKDKILESAISGKPVKALCGKKWLPGRDPEKFPVCPDCKRIYEGMKPE; encoded by the coding sequence ATGGTCATCCTCAGCATCGAACAGGACCCCGGCCGGCCCACGCAGGGCGGCGGCACCGACACCCTCGACCGCGAGCTCGAGGAGCTCCTCGAGCAGGAGACGATCGAACCCGGAGATCACGAGCGCTTCTCGCACTACGTGAAGAAGGACAAGATCCTGGAGTCCGCCATCAGCGGCAAGCCCGTCAAGGCGCTCTGCGGCAAGAAGTGGCTGCCCGGCCGCGACCCCGAGAAGTTCCCCGTCTGCCCCGACTGCAAGCGCATCTACGAGGGCATGAAGCCGGAGTAG
- a CDS encoding ABC transporter permease, producing the protein MLTQRIPAVPDAAPGRASRTPAARYRRSLWLLTTRDLKVRYSTSALGWFWSILDPLVMSGIYWFVFTVVFSRDVGQEPYIVFLLAALLPWMWFTGATSDLTKAFSSQAKLVRSTRIPRTIWVLRLVFAKGFEFLASLPVLAVFAVVAGARLDVHVLLFPLAAILQAALLLGIGLIIAPLVVFFRDLERAVKLVLRFLFYASPIVYSARDLPPELQPWAALNPLTGIFGLYRSAFFPAELDWYAVGVSAAISAALLLVGALVFRRSLPAVLKEI; encoded by the coding sequence ATGCTGACGCAGAGGATCCCCGCCGTGCCCGATGCCGCTCCCGGCCGTGCCTCCCGCACCCCCGCCGCCCGGTACCGTCGCTCGCTCTGGCTCCTCACGACGCGCGACCTCAAGGTCCGCTACTCGACGAGCGCCCTCGGCTGGTTCTGGTCGATCCTCGACCCGCTCGTCATGTCGGGGATCTACTGGTTCGTCTTCACGGTCGTGTTCTCCCGCGACGTCGGCCAGGAGCCGTACATCGTGTTCCTCCTGGCCGCGCTCCTGCCGTGGATGTGGTTCACGGGCGCGACCAGCGACTTAACTAAGGCCTTCAGCTCGCAGGCGAAGCTCGTCCGCTCGACGCGCATCCCCCGCACCATCTGGGTGCTCCGGCTGGTCTTCGCGAAGGGGTTCGAGTTCCTGGCGAGCCTCCCGGTGCTCGCCGTCTTCGCGGTGGTCGCGGGCGCCCGCCTCGACGTGCACGTGCTCCTGTTCCCGCTGGCCGCGATCCTGCAGGCGGCGCTGCTGCTGGGGATCGGGCTGATCATCGCCCCGCTCGTCGTGTTCTTCCGCGACCTCGAGCGCGCCGTCAAGCTCGTGCTGCGCTTCCTCTTCTACGCGTCCCCCATCGTCTACTCGGCGCGGGACCTCCCGCCGGAGCTGCAGCCGTGGGCGGCGCTCAACCCGCTCACCGGCATCTTCGGCCTCTACCGGTCCGCCTTCTTCCCCGCGGAGCTCGACTGGTACGCCGTGGGAGTGTCCGCCGCGATCTCCGCCGCGCTGCTCCTCGTCGGCGCGCTCGTGTTCCGTCGCTCGCTCCCGGCCGTGCTGAAGGAGATCTGA
- a CDS encoding CDP-alcohol phosphatidyltransferase family protein — protein MSTSSGTGDRGLPTSIAELRRVTQPPEVRLRANAEHWTAHLYLRDLSPYLTWLLLRTRISANGVTVVMILTGWAAAAALLIPGIGGAALALVLGQLQMLVDCCDGEVARWRRTSSPVGHFLDAVGHYSTETLIALALGIRAAAYPFEAPGDLPWTTLAFALALVMVLNKALNDMVRVARASADLPKAPVGASTVASQQSLIAVARRAVRFLPFHRMFHSVELTIVVFAVALVGLVAGQPATDRVLLVALVPLAVLALVGHFVMIVTSRRLTSA, from the coding sequence ATGAGCACCTCCTCCGGCACCGGCGACCGCGGCCTGCCCACCTCCATCGCCGAGCTGCGGCGGGTGACGCAGCCCCCCGAGGTGCGGCTCCGCGCCAACGCCGAGCACTGGACGGCGCACCTCTACCTGCGCGACCTCTCGCCGTACCTCACGTGGCTGCTGCTGCGCACCCGGATCAGCGCGAACGGCGTCACGGTGGTCATGATCCTCACCGGCTGGGCGGCGGCCGCGGCGCTGCTCATCCCCGGCATCGGGGGTGCGGCGCTCGCGCTCGTGCTCGGCCAGCTGCAGATGCTCGTGGACTGCTGCGACGGGGAGGTCGCCCGCTGGCGCCGCACCTCGTCCCCGGTCGGGCACTTCCTCGACGCCGTGGGCCACTACTCGACGGAGACCCTGATCGCCCTCGCGCTCGGGATCCGCGCCGCCGCCTACCCGTTCGAGGCGCCCGGCGACCTGCCGTGGACGACGCTCGCCTTCGCGCTGGCGCTGGTGATGGTGCTGAACAAGGCCCTGAACGACATGGTGCGGGTCGCCCGCGCATCCGCCGACCTGCCCAAGGCGCCCGTCGGCGCGAGCACCGTCGCCTCGCAGCAGTCGCTCATCGCCGTCGCGCGACGGGCCGTGCGCTTCCTCCCGTTCCACCGCATGTTCCACTCGGTCGAGCTCACCATCGTCGTCTTCGCCGTCGCGCTCGTCGGCCTCGTGGCGGGGCAGCCCGCGACGGACCGGGTCCTGCTCGTCGCGCTCGTGCCGCTGGCCGTGCTCGCGCTCGTCGGCCACTTCGTCATGATCGTCACCTCCCGTCGACTGACCTCCGCGTGA
- a CDS encoding NTP transferase domain-containing protein: MTTQVVILAAGMGSRLGRSLPKPLTELSDGRTIMGQQFDNIRFGLGDDAKVSIVVGYKLDHIIDAFPDADYIYNEQYDQTNTSKSLLRALRASGPGGVLWMNGDVVFDPMILRRAAAMIARDQSFVTVNTSRVSDEEVKYTTSPEGYIRELSKTVKGGLGEAVGINYVSKADKPVLIRQLARVGDQDYFERGIELAIEQDSLLVEPVDISDLYAVEVDFAEDLERANLFV; encoded by the coding sequence ATGACCACGCAGGTAGTCATCCTGGCGGCAGGCATGGGCAGCCGTCTCGGACGCAGCCTCCCCAAGCCCCTCACCGAGCTGAGCGACGGCCGCACCATCATGGGCCAGCAGTTCGACAACATCCGCTTCGGCCTCGGCGACGACGCCAAGGTGAGCATCGTCGTCGGCTACAAGCTCGACCACATCATCGACGCCTTCCCGGACGCCGACTACATCTACAACGAGCAGTACGACCAGACGAACACGTCCAAGAGCCTGCTCCGCGCCCTCCGCGCCTCGGGCCCCGGCGGCGTCCTCTGGATGAACGGCGACGTGGTCTTCGACCCGATGATCCTCCGCCGCGCCGCCGCGATGATCGCGCGCGACCAGTCCTTCGTCACCGTGAACACCTCCCGCGTCTCGGACGAGGAGGTCAAGTACACGACCAGCCCCGAGGGCTACATCCGCGAGCTGTCGAAGACCGTGAAGGGCGGCCTCGGCGAGGCCGTCGGCATCAACTACGTCTCCAAGGCGGACAAGCCGGTGCTCATCCGCCAGCTCGCCCGCGTCGGCGACCAGGACTACTTCGAGCGTGGAATAGAGTTGGCGATCGAGCAGGACTCCCTGCTCGTCGAACCGGTAGACATCTCCGACCTGTACGCGGTCGAGGTCGACTTCGCGGAGGACCTCGAGAGGGCCAACCTCTTCGTCTAG
- a CDS encoding ABC transporter permease yields the protein MVALVLRLRLALLANAFRRSPWQVLGLVAAGVYGILVTVLAVGALAGLRDADVPAARDVVVAGGALVVLGALVVPLVLGSDDALDPRRFALYGIPSRRLALALGVAALVSVPGVILVVVALTTVVTWARDPLTTLVAVLGAVSAVVTSVLVARISTVLASILLSTRRAREATGLLAGLVAVLLVPAVVALAQADLLDDGLRPARGLLDVLAWTPLGAAWAAPAAAVAGDAGAAVGMLLVAIASAALLVLVWIRVVPWALTAPDRAGGGRAQTGLGWFGRFGASPAGAVAARSVTYWIRDPRYRATLVLIPVLPLVLLVPLVIVDVDAHVLALVPLPVMALFLGWSVHNDTAHDHTAVWLHVVSGIRGVADRVGRIVPVLAIGVPLVAIGAPLSALGFGDASVLPSVVGVSGGVLLVGVGLSSLFSARFPYPASRPGDSPFHAPQSAGAGGSTVPTLTFLATVVLALPSAWLGWMGLVHGGAYPAWSLVVGIGIGVLTLVAGLVGGGRVFERRGPELLAFAQRH from the coding sequence GTGGTTGCACTCGTTCTCCGACTGAGGCTGGCCCTCCTCGCCAACGCGTTCCGCCGCAGTCCCTGGCAGGTGCTCGGCCTGGTCGCGGCAGGCGTCTACGGGATCCTCGTCACGGTGCTGGCCGTGGGGGCGCTCGCGGGTCTCCGCGACGCGGACGTGCCGGCCGCGCGGGACGTCGTCGTGGCCGGGGGCGCGCTCGTCGTCCTCGGCGCCCTGGTCGTGCCGCTCGTCCTCGGATCCGATGACGCCCTGGATCCGCGGCGCTTCGCGCTCTACGGCATCCCGTCCCGACGGCTGGCGCTCGCGCTCGGCGTGGCCGCGCTCGTCAGCGTGCCCGGCGTGATCCTCGTCGTCGTCGCGCTGACCACCGTCGTCACCTGGGCCCGCGACCCGCTCACGACCCTCGTCGCCGTGCTGGGGGCCGTCTCCGCCGTCGTCACCAGCGTGCTCGTCGCCCGCATCAGCACCGTGCTCGCCTCGATCCTGCTCAGCACGCGGCGGGCGCGCGAGGCGACCGGCCTCCTGGCAGGCCTCGTCGCCGTGCTGCTCGTGCCGGCCGTCGTCGCCCTCGCGCAGGCGGACCTCCTCGACGACGGGCTCCGCCCCGCGCGCGGCCTGCTCGACGTCCTCGCCTGGACGCCGCTCGGCGCCGCCTGGGCCGCCCCCGCCGCGGCCGTCGCCGGCGACGCGGGCGCCGCGGTCGGCATGCTGCTCGTGGCCATCGCCTCGGCGGCCCTCCTCGTCCTCGTCTGGATCCGCGTCGTGCCGTGGGCGCTCACCGCACCCGACCGCGCCGGCGGCGGCCGCGCGCAGACCGGCCTCGGCTGGTTCGGCCGCTTCGGGGCGTCGCCGGCGGGGGCGGTGGCCGCCCGCAGCGTCACGTACTGGATCCGCGATCCGCGCTACCGCGCCACGCTCGTCCTCATCCCCGTGCTCCCGCTCGTCCTCCTCGTCCCGCTCGTCATCGTCGACGTGGACGCGCACGTGCTCGCGCTCGTGCCGCTGCCCGTCATGGCCCTGTTCCTCGGCTGGAGCGTGCACAACGACACCGCGCACGACCACACGGCCGTCTGGCTGCACGTGGTCTCGGGGATCCGGGGCGTCGCCGACCGTGTCGGCCGCATCGTGCCGGTCCTCGCCATCGGCGTCCCGCTCGTGGCGATTGGCGCGCCTCTCAGCGCGCTCGGCTTCGGCGACGCGTCGGTCCTGCCGTCGGTCGTCGGCGTCAGCGGCGGGGTCCTGCTCGTCGGCGTCGGGCTGTCGTCGCTCTTCTCCGCGCGCTTCCCCTACCCGGCGTCGCGGCCGGGGGACAGCCCGTTCCACGCGCCGCAGTCCGCTGGCGCGGGGGGATCCACCGTCCCGACCCTCACTTTCCTGGCCACGGTCGTGCTGGCCCTCCCGTCCGCGTGGCTGGGCTGGATGGGCCTCGTCCACGGCGGCGCGTACCCGGCGTGGTCGCTGGTCGTGGGCATCGGGATCGGCGTGCTGACGCTGGTCGCGGGACTCGTCGGCGGCGGCCGCGTGTTCGAGCGGCGCGGCCCGGAGCTCCTCGCGTTCGCCCAGCGGCACTAG
- a CDS encoding nicotinate phosphoribosyltransferase has product MHQATSLLTDRYELTMLDAALKAGTHDRECVFECFARRLPTGRRFGVVAGTGRLLELIRDFRFGDAELEYLRSERVVGEEALAWLADYRFRGRITGYREGEAYFPGSPLLTVEAPFADGVILETLVLSVLNYDSAVASAAARMVQVAGGRPLAEMGSRRTGERSAVAAARAAFIAGFSATSNLEAGRTWGVPTMGTAAHSFTLLHDTEEQAFRAQVDALGAGTTLLVDTYDVRQGVETAVRVAGTGLGAVRLDSGDLPVLVGEVRAQLDALGATGTRITVTNDLDEHGIAGLAASPVDSYGVGTSLVTGSGAPAAGMVFKLVAHRPAGGGEWVPVAKRSTGKQSRGGLKGALRRHDAAGVATSELVTVGPHPAPLPGDRDLIVTLVEDGEPDPRWLGPAGTAAAREHHARVVRDLPVQAFRLRAGDPAIPTEDGATA; this is encoded by the coding sequence GTGCACCAGGCGACCTCCCTCCTCACCGACCGGTACGAGCTGACGATGCTCGACGCAGCGCTCAAGGCCGGCACCCACGACCGCGAGTGCGTGTTCGAGTGCTTCGCCCGGCGGCTGCCCACCGGCCGCCGCTTCGGCGTCGTCGCGGGCACGGGGCGTCTGCTCGAGCTGATCCGCGACTTCCGCTTCGGCGACGCCGAGCTCGAGTACCTCCGCTCCGAGCGGGTGGTGGGCGAGGAGGCGCTCGCGTGGCTCGCCGACTACCGCTTCCGCGGCCGCATCACGGGCTACCGCGAGGGCGAGGCGTACTTCCCCGGGTCACCGCTCCTCACCGTGGAGGCGCCCTTCGCCGACGGCGTGATCCTGGAGACGCTCGTCCTCAGTGTCCTCAACTACGACTCGGCCGTGGCCAGCGCCGCCGCCCGCATGGTGCAGGTCGCCGGCGGGCGGCCGCTCGCCGAGATGGGATCGCGCCGCACGGGCGAGCGCTCCGCCGTCGCCGCTGCCCGCGCCGCCTTCATCGCGGGCTTCAGCGCCACCTCGAACCTCGAGGCCGGACGCACCTGGGGCGTCCCGACCATGGGGACGGCCGCGCACTCCTTCACGCTCCTGCACGACACCGAGGAGCAGGCCTTCCGCGCGCAGGTCGATGCGCTGGGCGCCGGGACGACCCTCCTCGTCGACACCTACGACGTCCGGCAGGGCGTGGAGACCGCCGTCCGCGTCGCCGGCACGGGCCTCGGCGCCGTGCGGCTCGACTCCGGTGACCTCCCGGTCCTCGTCGGCGAGGTGCGCGCGCAGCTCGACGCGCTGGGGGCCACGGGCACCCGGATCACCGTCACCAACGACCTCGACGAGCACGGCATCGCGGGCCTCGCGGCTTCGCCCGTCGACTCCTACGGCGTCGGCACGTCGCTCGTCACGGGATCCGGCGCCCCCGCGGCCGGCATGGTCTTCAAGCTCGTCGCCCACCGTCCCGCCGGCGGGGGCGAGTGGGTCCCCGTCGCGAAGCGGTCGACGGGCAAGCAGAGCCGCGGCGGCCTCAAGGGCGCCCTGCGCCGGCACGACGCGGCTGGCGTCGCGACGTCCGAGCTCGTCACGGTCGGGCCGCATCCGGCGCCGCTCCCGGGCGACCGCGACCTCATCGTCACGCTCGTCGAGGACGGCGAGCCGGATCCGCGGTGGCTCGGCCCCGCGGGCACCGCGGCGGCACGCGAGCACCACGCCCGGGTCGTGCGCGACCTGCCGGTGCAGGCGTTCCGCCTGCGCGCGGGCGATCCGGCGATCCCCACCGAGGACGGCGCCACCGCCTGA
- a CDS encoding helix-turn-helix domain-containing protein, protein MVTTVSDAAAEFGSRVREQRQRIGISQETLAELSGIHWTALGKIERGQRNPSLRNIIKIASGLDVDAGLLVTGLTADMLPQDDGDSPADLIRLERERDRRGTTPVRS, encoded by the coding sequence ATGGTCACCACCGTCTCCGACGCCGCTGCCGAGTTCGGTTCCCGCGTGCGCGAGCAGCGCCAGCGCATCGGCATCAGCCAGGAGACGCTCGCGGAGCTCTCCGGCATCCACTGGACCGCCCTCGGCAAGATCGAGCGCGGCCAGCGGAACCCGAGCCTCCGCAACATCATCAAGATCGCGAGCGGCCTCGACGTGGACGCCGGGCTGCTCGTGACCGGGCTCACCGCCGACATGCTGCCGCAGGACGACGGGGACTCACCCGCCGACCTCATCCGCCTCGAGCGCGAGCGCGACCGGCGCGGCACCACGCCCGTCAGAAGCTGA